In Erigeron canadensis isolate Cc75 chromosome 6, C_canadensis_v1, whole genome shotgun sequence, the following are encoded in one genomic region:
- the LOC122603611 gene encoding uncharacterized protein At3g27210-like, which produces MGSCVSSHKKRMKNNSGSKSDIVSIKNNNHDDDDDNNVMMMIPPSPIKEKVDQVKPQWVPPLHSSAHSRDFGSKEMFFDSQAWLDSDCESDFMSVNGEFTPSRGNTPVHHNFSTGTPIIKGGAPTVDDHKPSMTTPSDPSPTLIKKKKRLSDLFSESIRENHYNDDDDDENEEPAKDNEVAKRPEAAAVHGGGLKQKRERWAEIVHVNGCLPRALSSCRPVNTQHMEARKNKPDPKP; this is translated from the exons ATGGGTTCATGTGTTTCATCAcataaaaaaagaatgaaaaataataGTGGTAGTAAATCAGATATtgttagtattaaaaataataatcatgatgatgatgatgataataatgttATGATGATGATCCCGCCTTCTCCGATCAAAGAAAAAGTTGATCAAGTTAAGCCTCAGTGGGTCCCTCCGCTTCATTCATCTGCTCATTCACGTGATTTTG GAAGTAAAGAGATGTTTTTCGACTCCCAAGCATGGTTAGACTCTGACTGTGAATCTGATTTCATGAGTGTAAATGGAG AATTTACCCCATCAAGAGGCAATACTCCCGTGCACCATAACTTCTCAACCGGAACCCCAATAATAAAGGGTGGTGCACCTACAGTTGATGACCACAAACCATCTATGACGACCCCATCTGATCCATCTCCAACTCtcataaagaagaaaaagaggctTTCTGATCTTTTCAGTGAAAGCATAAGAGAGAACCattataatgatgatgatgatgacgaaaACGAAGAACCAGCCAAAGATAATGAGGTGGCAAAGAGACCTGAAGCAGCTGCAGTTCATGGTGGTGGGTTAAAGCAAAAGAGGGAAAGGTGGGCGGAGATTGTTCATGTGAACGGCTGCTTACCTAGGGCGCTTTCTAGTTGTAGGCCTGTAAATACTCAACACATGGAAGCAAGAAAAAATAAGCCCGATCCCAAGCCTTGA
- the LOC122605195 gene encoding uridine kinase-like protein 1, chloroplastic: protein MPEETTAIDYVMEAASGPHFSGLRLDDRFLSSSSNSSSISDSLKQPFVIGVSGGTASGKTTVCDMIIQQLHDHRVVLVNQDSFYRGLTAEESERVHEYNFDHPDAFDTEQMLECVEKLKQGNSVQIPIYDFKNHRRCKESFRQVNASDVIILEGILVFHDQRVRDLMNMKIFVDTDADVRLARRIRRDTVERGRDVNSVLEQYAKFVKPAFDDFVLPSKKYADVIIPRGGDNHVAIDLIVQHIRTKLGQHDLCKIYPNIYVIQSTFQIRGMHTLIRDKEISKHDFVFYSDRLIRLVVEHGLGHLPFTEMQVVTPTGSVYSGVDFCKKLCGVSIVRSGESMENALRACCKGIKIGKILIHRDGDNGKQLIYEKLPNDISERHVLLLDPVLATGNSANQAIELLIQKGVPESYIIFLNLISAPEGIHCVSKRFPLVKIVTSEIDVALNEEYRVIPGLGEFGDRYFGTDD, encoded by the exons atgCCGGAAGAAACGACGGCGATTGATTACGTCATGGAAGCTGCTTCCGGCCCTCATTTTTCCGGTCTACGTCTGGATGACcggtttctttcttcttcttctaattcttcCTCGATTTCTGACTCACTCAAACAGCCTTTCGTCATCG ggGTTTCTGGTGGTACAGCTTCTGGTAAAACAACAGTTTGTGATATGATCATTCAACAACTGCATGATCACCGTGTTGTTCTCGTTAATCAG GATTCATTTTATCGTGGTCTGACTGCTGAAGAATCTGAACGTGTTCATGAGTATAACTTTGACCACCCTG ATGCTTTTGACACGGAGCAAATGCTAGAGTGTGTTGAAAAGCTCAAACAAGGAAACTCAGTACAAATTCCAATATATGACTTTAAAAACCACCGCAGATGTAAAGAATCCTTCCGCCAG GTTAATGCATCTGATGTAATCATCTTGGAGGGAATACTTGTATTTCATGACCAAAGAGTCCGTGACTTGATGAATATGAAGATATTTGTAGACACAG ATGCTGATGTAAGACTTGCTCGTAGAATAAGGCGAGACACAGTTGAGAGGGGTAGGGATGTTAATTCTGTGCTTGAGCAA TATGCAAAGTTTGTTAAACCTGCTTTTGATGATTTTGTTCTTCCATCAAAAAAGTATGCCGATGTTATCATACCACGAGGAGGCGATAATCACGTGGCAATAGACTTGATTGTGCAACATATTCGCACGAAGCTTGGTCAGCATGACCTTTGCAAAATTTATCCCAACATTTATGTTATTCAGTCAACCTTCCAG ATTCGAGGCATGCACACATTAATTCGAGATAAGGAGATATCAAAGcatgattttgtattttattcAGATCGCTTAATTCGATTG GTTGTGGAGCATGGGCTTGGTCATCTACCATTTACAGAGATGCAAGTTGTCACTCCAACAG GATCGGTATATAGTGGAGTTGACTTTTGTAAAAAGCTTTGTGGGGTCTCGATTGTACGAAG TGGTGAAAGTATGGAGAACGCATTGCGTGCATGTTGTAAAGGCATTAAAATTGGAAAAATTCTAATCCATCGTGATGGTGACAATGGGAAGCAG CTTATCTATGAAAAGCTCCCAAATGACATTTCAGAAAGACATGTGCTTCTCCTTGATCCAGTTCTTGCTACAG GTAATTCGGCTAACCAGGCAATTGAACTACTGATACAGAAAGGAGTCCCAGAGTCGTACATAATATTCCTTAATCTCATCTCG GCCCCGGAAGGAATCCACTGTGTTTCTAAGCGGTTTCCTTTGGTGAAGATAGTAACATCAGAGATTGATGTTGCTTTGAACGAAGAGTATCGTGTCATACCTGGTCTTGGGGAGTTTGGTGACCGTTACTTTGGGACCGATGACTGA